From a region of the Desulfovibrio sp. genome:
- a CDS encoding YifB family Mg chelatase-like AAA ATPase, with product MIVRLNSGGVEGVDAYPVELEVDFVRQGLPGFTMVGLAETAVREAKDRVFAALRACGFKLPPARITVNLAPAWRRKSGASYDLPLAVGLLAAAGIIPAEPLQGMYLAGELSLNGALRPVSGVLPLALLARQQGAAGLVVPPGNGAEAAVVRGLKVFAPEGLGRCAAFLAGADPLEPLCEPVADTLETPAYSQDYAEVKGQEAAKRALEVAAAGGHNVLLIGPPGSGKTMLAQRLPTILPPLDFEESLEVTKIYSVSGKLLPEAGLMRVRPFRAPHHTISDVALVGGGGYPRPGEVSLAHRGVLFLDELPEFRKTALEALRQPLEGGVAAIARAAHSVSFPAACMLVAAMNPCPCGYYGDPTHQCTCREEQRVRYQSRLSGPMLDRIDVHVEVPAVAYADFRGAGSGASSAEIRERVLRARAVQRARYGSDGPRCNAELSGALLDRHCALAAEGHALMEAAVNRLSLSARACARVLRMARTIADLDDASIIATRHLAEAVSLRVLDRG from the coding sequence ATGATTGTCCGTTTGAACAGCGGCGGGGTCGAAGGTGTGGATGCCTACCCCGTGGAACTGGAAGTGGACTTCGTGCGGCAGGGCCTGCCCGGTTTTACCATGGTGGGGTTGGCAGAAACAGCCGTGCGTGAAGCCAAGGACAGGGTTTTTGCGGCCCTGCGCGCCTGCGGTTTCAAGCTGCCGCCAGCGCGTATAACCGTAAATCTTGCTCCCGCGTGGCGGCGCAAAAGCGGCGCAAGCTACGATCTTCCCCTTGCCGTGGGGCTGCTCGCGGCGGCGGGCATTATCCCTGCCGAGCCCTTGCAGGGCATGTACCTTGCGGGCGAGCTCTCACTCAACGGCGCGCTGCGCCCGGTAAGCGGCGTGCTGCCGCTGGCCCTGCTGGCGCGTCAGCAGGGGGCCGCCGGACTGGTGGTTCCTCCGGGTAACGGGGCGGAGGCTGCGGTGGTACGCGGGCTCAAGGTTTTTGCGCCCGAGGGGCTGGGACGTTGCGCTGCTTTTCTGGCTGGTGCGGATCCGCTTGAGCCCCTGTGCGAGCCGGTAGCGGACACACTTGAGACCCCGGCCTACAGCCAGGATTATGCCGAGGTCAAGGGGCAGGAGGCTGCCAAGCGTGCGCTTGAAGTGGCGGCTGCGGGCGGCCACAACGTGCTGCTCATAGGCCCGCCCGGTAGCGGCAAAACCATGCTGGCCCAGCGCCTGCCCACCATATTGCCGCCGCTGGATTTTGAAGAATCGCTGGAAGTTACCAAGATTTACAGCGTTTCTGGCAAGCTGCTGCCAGAAGCCGGGCTCATGCGTGTACGGCCCTTTCGCGCCCCGCACCATACCATTTCAGATGTGGCTCTGGTGGGCGGCGGCGGATACCCGCGCCCTGGCGAGGTGAGCCTTGCCCACAGAGGGGTGCTGTTTCTGGATGAGCTGCCCGAATTTCGCAAAACTGCCCTTGAAGCCTTGCGCCAGCCGCTTGAAGGCGGCGTGGCCGCCATTGCGCGCGCTGCCCACAGCGTGAGCTTTCCCGCTGCCTGCATGCTTGTGGCCGCCATGAATCCCTGCCCTTGCGGCTATTACGGCGATCCCACGCACCAGTGCACCTGCCGTGAAGAACAGCGGGTGCGCTATCAGTCGCGCCTCTCTGGTCCCATGCTCGACCGTATCGACGTACACGTGGAAGTTCCTGCTGTGGCCTACGCCGACTTTCGCGGTGCTGGCAGCGGCGCAAGCTCTGCCGAAATACGCGAGCGCGTGCTCAGGGCGCGGGCTGTGCAGCGGGCGCGCTACGGCAGTGACGGGCCACGCTGCAATGCGGAACTTTCCGGTGCGCTGCTCGACAGGCACTGCGCCCTGGCCGCTGAGGGCCATGCGCTTATGGAGGCCGCCGTCAACCGGCTTTCTCTTTCCGCCAGGGCATGCGCGCGGGTGCTGCGCATGGCGCGCACCATTGCCGACCTGGATGACGCTTCGATCATCGCCACCCGGCATCTGGCCGAAGCGGTATCGCTACGCGTGCTCGACAGGGGATAA
- the lepB gene encoding signal peptidase I: MAMLLQSQRPVKPLWREYGEALFVALILALVIRTFVVQAFKIPSESMVKTLLVGDHLLASKFSYGIKIPFTHTYIYKGEDPVKGDIIIFEYPNDPSVDYIKRIVGTPGDTIEVRNKQLFRNGEPVKESFIRFTEPDRIQPVRDNFGPVTVPADKYFVMGDNRDNSMDSRFWGFVDRSAIRAKAWRIYWSWGGLGDIRWDRIGKAVQ, translated from the coding sequence ATGGCAATGCTTCTGCAATCACAGCGCCCCGTTAAACCCCTGTGGCGGGAATACGGCGAAGCCCTGTTCGTCGCGCTTATCCTGGCTTTGGTCATCCGCACCTTTGTGGTGCAGGCTTTTAAAATTCCTTCGGAATCCATGGTCAAAACCCTGCTTGTGGGCGATCATCTGCTGGCAAGCAAGTTTTCGTACGGCATCAAGATTCCCTTTACCCACACCTATATTTACAAGGGGGAAGATCCGGTAAAGGGCGACATTATCATTTTTGAATATCCCAACGACCCCAGCGTTGACTATATCAAGCGCATTGTGGGTACGCCTGGCGACACCATTGAGGTGCGCAACAAGCAGCTGTTCCGCAACGGCGAACCGGTGAAGGAATCGTTCATCCGCTTTACCGAGCCGGACCGCATCCAGCCGGTGCGCGACAATTTTGGTCCGGTGACCGTGCCCGCAGACAAATATTTTGTCATGGGCGACAACCGCGACAATTCCATGGATTCGCGTTTTTGGGGTTTTGTTGACCGCAGCGCCATCCGTGCCAAGGCCTGGCGCATTTACTGGTCGTGGGGCGGGCTGGGCGACATTCGCTGGGACCGTATCGGCAAGGCCGTACAGTAG